Sequence from the Pseudomonadota bacterium genome:
TCGAACCGGACGCTTACCTAGCGGCGCTGCAAGGCGCTGTCGATCGGCTGAGCGAGGACTTCGGCGACTGGCGCACGCCGTGGGGCGAGATCAACCGCTTCCAGCGCCTCACGGGGGACATCTCACCGCCCTACGACGACGAGGCGCCGAGCACGCCCGTCGGCTTCGTCTCCGGCCGTTGGGGGTCGTTGGCGTCCTTCGGCGCCGCGCCGAAGCCGGGCACGGCGCGCTGGTACGGCACCGGGGGCAATAGCTTCGTGGCGGTGGTGGAGTTCGGTGAGCGGGTGCGGGCGGTGGCGGTGACCGCTGGTGGCCTGGCGCGTGATCCCGCCTCGCCGCACTTCAACGATCAGGGCGAGCGCTACGCGGAGGGTCGCCTGCGGCCAGTGTACTTCTGGCCGGACGAGTTGGCCGAGCACATCGAGCGGCGCTACCGGCCGGGGCAGTAGAGTACTCCGAGAAGTAAGCGGGAACCCGTTTGAAACGGGTCCCCGCTGATCTAGCAAACGAAGCTCTTACAGCTGGCCAGAAGTCTCAGCGAACACAGCGAAATCCGTACTGGTTGCTCTCGAAGTCGTTCTCGTTGCTCAACCAGCCCCAAAACGAATCCGCGCAGTCGGTTGGCGATTGAGTGGGAATCACAGTCCCGTTTTGCCCGAACTCCGCACGCTCGAATACCGTCGGAAAGTTCGATGACCACTCCGTGGGTCCCGACGGATGAGGCGTGAGCGTGAACAACTTGCAAGCGACCTTTAGCTCTACAGGCTCTGGAAGGCGCTTGCCTCGATCGAGGCATTGCGAGCGCGCGTCCTCGAAGACGGTAGCTGGACTCGCCACTGATTCAATGCAGAAGCCCTTGTCTATGCCATCGGCGGGGTCTGTGAACACGGAGACAAAGAACTCCGAGGAATCACACACGGATGCGCTATGTGGCTGAAACAGTCGTAACGATGTCGCCGCGACGGTCCACATATCGATTCCGAATCCGGGTGAGACCGTCACGTTCTCTACGTAGGGTGGCGGCGGCGGACCCAGCTGAACAGCTTGCACGGCGTCGGCGATGACGTAGCCATTCGCGCCTGCGTCCGACAAGCTCACTTTGGTCGGCGCTACAAAGTCACCCAGTGAGATGAACTCTCCACCCTGCTGCTGCTGATTTACGGTGATCTGAGAGGTGCCGCCCGCGTGAAACACCGTGAATGTCGCGTTTGTGGCCCGGTTCGGATGGGAGGCCCATTGTGCGGAGACCGTGTAGACATCTGACGGGCTCGAGACGTTCAGGGTCCACTCGGCAACACCCCCAGGCGTGTTCGTGTTGTGGAGGTAGTCGCTCCCGAAGAAAGGGGAGACTCCGCTGTTCCCCACGCTCGGGGCCCATGAGCCGCTTACGATACTGAAGTTGCTTGTGTCGGTGTTATCCACGACGATCGTCTCTGCGGCGACGATTGGCGCGAGTAGGGTAAGTGCTAGTGCTGACCGGAACATCATTCCCCCTAGGCTTCTAGTTCGAGTAGCCTATCTCGCACAAGAGTTATGTAAGAGTCAATCTTCTCGTGGAGTAGTCGATCGGCTGCGGGTAGCGGTCAGGCGGTTGATGGGCCCTAGGGGGAGTCGGGGGGGCGGCGGCCCGTGTAGCGGTAGTACTCGTTCCACAGGGCCTGTTTGCGCGCAGGGTCGGTCTCCGCTTCCGCGGCCCGGCGAATCTGCGCGGCCACGGCGTCGTCGTTGTCGACCCGACGGATGCGTTCGGCCGGCGCGCCGCTATCCCCCGGTGAGGGCGCCTCGCGCTGATCGCGGGGCGGCGGCGGGGTGGCGAGTTCGATCTCCTCCTGATCGATCGCCCGCCGGGTCTCGCGTCCTTCTCGTGATCGACTCGTGCTCAAGGTGGGCAGGACGCGCGGCTCCGTGCCCGTGATGCTGCTCGGGATGGGGCCACCGCCACTGCTCGATCCAGCGCTGCCGCCGCCACTGCCGCCGCTGCCCGTGCCGGTGCCTGACCCCGAGCCGCCGCCGTTGCCCTCACCCTCGCCCGCCTTGCCGCGGCAATAGCTGAGCTCGCCGAGCGTGCGGTCGAGTTCCTCGCTGCGCAGGGCGATGAGCTCCTGCTCCGTGTAGGGGTAGTCGGGGTCGTAGAACTCGGGTTCGACGTCCGTGCACTCGTAGGCCTCCTCCTGCGCGAGCGCCAGTGGGGCGGCAAGGCCGAGGCTAAGGACGGTGATCAGCGAGGCTCGGGTCACGGTAATGCTCATGGGTAAAGCTCCTCAGCGCGTGAGCGCCATGAAGGTGCCGTCGTTGCGATACGCCATCTCGCGCATCAGGGTGGCGAATTTGGGCGCCGTGCGGGCGACGAAGAAAGCGAGGGCGTGGATGCGCGCCAGGCGTTCGCCCGGGGCGCCGTTCAGTTGGCCGGCGAGGTTCACGTCGCGCTCGTAAGACGGGCCCGTGTAGTCGTCGCCGAGCACGTAGATCGACACCTTGTCGCCGCGCTTCATCTGCGCGCCGTAGGTGCGAAGCGCCTCGGTGATGCCCTGCATGGGGTTGCTGTTCGAGTTCGCGCCCCAGGCCTTGAGCTTGGCGAAGGCCTGCAGGCGGTTGCCGCGCGTGTCCTTGATCCAGCCGCCGCGTTGGCCCGGGTACATGTAGATGCCGTTGTCGTTCATGATCTGGAAGCCCTTCACCTGCGGGTGGATGGTGAGCAGGGAGTCCATCTCGCGCACCACCCAGCTCCAGATCTGGCGCATGCTGCCGGAGGTGTCGATCACGAAGATCACGTAGTCGCCGTCCACGGGGATGCCGCCAACTTCGTCGTCTTCCTCGTCCGTGTCGTTGCGCGTGAGTTGGATCGTGCGTTCCAGGTTCTCGCCGCGCTGCTTCAGGATGTCCGTGGATGCGGACAGCGCATCGGCATCCGCCAAACGTGCCTGTTCGGTGGCGGCGAGGCGCTGCAGGGCGAGGCGGGCGTCGGCGTTGTTGCCCTGGGACTCGGCGAGCTTTAGGCGTTCGCGCTCGAGGAGGTCGTCGAGCTGCTGCTGCTGCGCCTCGAGGGCGAAGGTGCGGGCGAGGAGGGCGCCGGAGTCGACCCGTGGTGCCGGCGTCGGCACAAGGCCCGTGCGCGAGATCAGGATCAGCAGCACGATGGCGCCGAAGCCGCAGGACACTACATCCAGTAAGGCCAGGCCAAACACGTCTCGGCTGCGGGCGCGGCGGAGCGTGTTCACGGCCAGCTCGCCGGCGGGCTGATGAGCGTGCCGCCGTTGCCGACGCTCCAGGCCATGTAGGCGGGGCCCGCGTTCCAGTCCCCTTCCAGGGGTAACAGCACCACGTTCATGGTGAACGAGCCGAGCTTGTCGCGGGCGGCTCTCGTGGCGTTGCGGAACAGCGCGTCGCGACAGTCCGCCGTAACCCGCGGCCCGCGCGCACAGCGACCGCCGGTGGTGGCCCGCGTGGGCAGGCCGTCGGTGATGAGGTAGACGTCGGTGGGCGCTGGCTTGAGTTCCGCGAGGGCAGCGAGGCCCTCTTCGAGATTGGTGGCGCCGGTGGGGACCAGCGCCTCGAGATCGCGCTGGAGGCTCGCCAGTTGTTCCTCGTTCGAGGTGGCGAACCAGTTGCCCGGGCCGAGCACCTCAGCCGATTCGGCGAAGCCCACCACGGACACCATGCTGCTCTGCGGCGCGCGCGCGAGCAGCCACTTCGAGGCCTTCACGGCGCGTAGCCACTTCGGTGCGGTCTGGCGCTCCTGCGCCGGTGCCACCTTGTAGCGGAAGATGTCGGTGAGCATCTCGTCGGTCATCGAGGCGCTGTGGTCGAGCATGATGGCGATGCGCCGGCCCTTCACCTGCAGGCCGGTGACGTAGTCTTCCTGGCCGCTGCCGAGGATCTCGATCACGTCCGTCTCGGCGAGCTGCTCCTCGCGTTCCTGTACCGTGCGCTGGAGCTGCTGGTTGACCTCGCGTTGGGCGCTCATGCGCACGTCGAGGGCGGCCAGGGCCGCGAGCGAACGTTCTCGTTGAGTGAGTAGCTTGCTACCTAGCTTCTCCTCCTCTGCGTTGAGGCGGGCGATGTCCGCAATTTCCTGGCGAAACTGCTCGGTCTGGCGCTCCATGGTCTCCAGTTGCTCGAGCAGGCGGTCCGTCTCCACGGAGCCCGCGTCCGTGTTGTGCTTGATCAGGAGGAAGATGAGGATCGCAGCGCCGAGTCCGCAGGACATGACGTCGAGGAAGGAGAGCGACGAGCCCGCCCCGCGACGTCGGTTGCGCATGCGATCCACGGCGTTCACGCCGCGGCCACCTCACCCGTGGCGGGATCGGCCTTGCGGGCGGCGGCGCGGATGCGCTCCTCGCACTCGGCCTCGATGTCGATGATGAGCTTGTCTTGCGTGCCTTCGAGCACGTGCATGAACAGCATCAGGGCGAGACTCAGCACCAGGGCGACGAGGGTGGAGTTGAAGGCGACGCCGAGGTTCGCCGTCATGGAGGCGATGTCGCCGGCCAGTGCCTTGTCGGCCTCGCCGAGGGCGGAGCCGATACCGCGCACCGTGCCGACGAAGCCGATCGAGGGCACGGCCCAGATCACGTAGCGGAACAGCGAGTTGCTCGCCTCCAGCGTGCGACCGAAGGTCTCCAGGTGCATGTGGGCGGCTTCGCGCGCCTTGTGGATGTCGCCGCCCTTGCCGAGGGTCATGCTGTCCGTCACCGCCTTGATCAGCGGGTGGTTGGCGGCGGCCGCGGACTGGGCGAGGGTCTCGCTGGGGGTGGTGGCGAGGGCGTCGAAGTAGTCCCACTGCGCCGAGAGCTCCATCAGGCGCCAGATCGTGAGCACGAAGCTCCACAGGAACAGGATGATGCAGATCTCCTGTTCGCCATCGCGCAGCACCACGTAGGGCGAACGCGGGGCGGAGGTGCCGGCCGCGCGGGCGGCATCGATGAGCGCATCGGCGGTGGGGCGGATGTGGCCGATGTAGAGCAGGTGCACCAGCAGGCCGATGCCCACGAGGAGGCCGAAGTAAATCGCCAGGCGTCGCCAGTCCGTACCGCGTGCTTGTCTATCGCCCATGGTCAGATGTCCGCCGGCAGGGTGGCCGGGGCGTCGAGGCTGACGCTGTTCTGGGCAATCGCATGGCCGACCGCCAGCAGCGACAACACGCCGAGGGCGGCCATCGCGGTCCAGAGCAGTCGGTGTCGTCTCGCTGGCGCCATCGCGCTCTCCTCAATAGATGTAGCGGGCTATGCGAAAGCCCAGGTCGTCGGCCGCTTCGCCACCCGCGCTGCGGTGGGCAGCGCGCAGGGTCTCGACGCGGCCGTCGCGCCAGCCGGAGCCCTTGATCACATGGCCCTCGCCGCCGGCGCGGGCGGGGCCAGTCGGGTCGAGGGCGACGCCGTCGCGGGGCGGGTTCAGATCGTCGAAGTCGTGCACCCACTCGCGCACGTTGCCCGAGAGATCGTGCAGGCCCGAGCGGTGCGGGGGGAAGCTCGCGACCGGCGCGAGGCGGGCGAAGCTGTCCGTGTACTGGGGGAGGTAGAACTTCAGCTCACCGCGCACGGTGCTGTCGGCGGCGGCGGTCTCGTCGGCGAAGTTGCCGGCCTGGGCGGGCACTTCGTACTCGCTGCCCCAGGTGAAGCGGGCGGCCTGGCGTCGTCCTGCCGATCGGGCCAACCACTCCCACTCGGCTTCCGTGGGCAGGCGATAGCCATCGGCGGCGAGGTTGGCGCCGAGGTAGCGGGCGCCGGCGAAGCGGTACACGGGCAGCAAGCCCTCGCGTTCGCTGAGCCAGTTGCAGAAGCGGGCGGCCTCGCTCCAAGTGACGTTGGTCACGGGGCGGTTGTCGCGGGTGCCGCCGCCGCGGAACTGGGCGAACTGAGCGTTGCTGATCTCCGTGCGCGAGACGTAGAAGGGGCGCGTGAGCCGCACCTCGCGCAGGTATTCGTTGGCGCGTTGGCCGCGCTCGGTGGCCGGGGCGCCCATGGTGAAGGTGCCGGCGGGGTCGAAGCGGCGCATCTCCAAGCCGCCGAGGCTGCGGTAGCGCGGTGTGGCGGCGGCGGACAGGGCCTGCGACTGCGTGAGCAGGGTGACGTCGATGCGTTGGGGCGCCGTCGGCGTGGGTTCGACCGTGCGCGTGATCGTGGCGTAGCCGGTGCGCCGCAGCTCGATGCGATGGGCCATGGCGGGGAGGTCCAGCACCAGGGGCGTGCCGCCTTCAGCGCGGCCGTCGACGAACACCTCGGCGGGCGGGTCCGCCACGATCTCGACCTCACCGAAGAGTGGGCTTAGGCGAAGGTCCAGGCGGCGGGACTCGTCGGGCGCCAGGGTCAGGGTCTGCGCCTCGGTGCCGTGGCCCGGCAGGGAGTAGACCACCGTGTGGGCCACGCCCGAGGCCACCTGGAAGGGCGAGGCGCCGACGGCGCGGCGCACGCCGTCGATCAGCAGGGTGCCGCCGGGGGGGCTCACTGCCACGGCGACGGTGCCGGGGTTGGGTAGGAGGCGGTAGTTGCGCGTGAGCGAGGGGCGCTCGCGTGTGACGCGCGCGCGCTCCACCACATCGGCGAAGCCGTCTCGGCGCACGGCCACCACGTACTCGCCACCCGGCACGGGGGCCATGAGCGGGGTTTCACCGAGCAGCTCATCGTCGACGATCACCTGGGCGCCCGACGGCTCTGAGTTGATCAGGAGCTTGCCCTGCACGGGGACGAGGTCGAGGGAGACGGCGCGTTCCTCCGCTCGTGAAAGGCTGAGGGTCTGCTCGGCGAGGGCGTGGAAGGGGCTGTCCACCTGCACCGTGTGGGTACCCGGCTCGACGCTGAGTTCGAGGGTCTCACCGTCGCCGAGAATCTCACCGTTCAGCCGCCAGCGAACCTCGGCGCCAGCCGGCGCGCTGGAGAGCGTGAGCTGCGCGGGGCGTTCGCGCAGGGCCACCTCCACGTAGTTGCTGCCCGGCGCCGGCGTCAGGGCGACCTCCTGGGGGAAGAAGCCCGGCGCCTCGACGATGGCGTGCAGGCGCGAGGAGAAGGTGTACACGCGCTCGCCCACCGTGAGGCCCCAGCCGTCGCGCAGGGTGACCGTGGGCGTGGCGGCGGCGTCCGGCGGGGTGATCAGCAGGCGCACGCCGCGCGAGAGCAGCGCGAACACGGCGACCGCGGCGAGCGCCAGGAAGATCGCACCTAATCCGAGCGCCAGGCGTTGGGCGCGCTGCCGCCGGGCCTTGCGCAGAGCGAGGTCGAGGGGGTTGTCGCCGGTCGGCGCGGCGTCAAGCGGCGGGTTCATCGCACACCACTTCCACCTGCATCCGTTCGATGCCGAAGTTCACGTCGAGGGCCACGAGCTTGGAGCGATAGCCGGCGCGGTGCCCCTCCACCTCGTAGCGGCCGGGGGTGAGCTCGATGGTGGCGCGCTTGCGCTTGCCGACCTGACCGACGCGGCGCACGCTGATCTCGGTCATGCCATCGGAGATGAGGGTGATCTTCACCGGTTGGGTGGCCAGGGTGAGGTAGGCGTCGAGCTGGTCGAGCTGGCCGTCGAGGATGGCGCTCACGCCGCGGATCGGGGCGAGATCGCTCGCCAGGCGCTGGGCCGCCTCGCCGGCGCGCGCTGAGCCGATACGCAAGGGGTCTTCCAGGTAGATCGCGATCCGGTCGAGGGCATCGACCACGGCGCGCGCGTCCTTGGCGCCGCGCACCGCGTCAGCGTTGGCGGGGTCGAGGGCGAGCGCCTGTTCGTAGGCGGTGAGGGCGACGGGCCAGTCCTCATCGTCGCGGGCGCGAGCGGCGCGTGCCAGGGCGTCGTCCAGGCGTCGCTGGGCGCGGGCGTCGTCGAGGCGTTGCTGCAGGAGGCTGAGGTCTTGTCCCGGGTCGATGGCGCGAGCGCGATCGACCGCCCGTTGGGTCTGATCCAGGTCGCCGCGCGCCAGCGCGCCCTCGGCCGCGGCCACGGCGGCGCGATAGCGGTTGGCGGTGTCGGCGCCCTGCAGCGCCCCGATGCGTTCGCTGAGGGTGGTCCGTGCCGGGTCGAGCACGAGGGCGGCGCGCAGCTGGCGCAGCTCCTCGTCGGGCCGGTTCTCGACGTTGGCCACGCGCGCCGCCTCGAGGGCGTTCAGCACGGCCGGCAACACGGCGATGCGCTCGCCCAGCGCCTGGGCGGCGGCGGAGCCGGGATCGATCAGCAGGGCGCGCTCGATCGCTTGGCTGGCGAGGGGGGCGTCGTTGTCCGCGAAGGCGCGCTCGGCCTTGCGCAGGGCGTCGCGGTAGGTCTGCTGGGCGTGCTTGATCGCCTCGTCGGTGATCTCGACCGCCTCGGTGATGGCGATGGTGGCCTCGCGGTACTTGCCCGCGTCGAAGGCGTCCAGGGCCCCGCGTTCCTTGGCGTCGATCGCCTCGGCGCGGGTCGGCTCCCACGCGTCCAGGGACACCCGGTCGAGGGCCGGGCGGGCCTCGAAGTTGAAGACGCGCAGGGCGTCGAGGAAATCCTGGCGCGAGCACTCATCCCCGCTGTCCTCGCCGCAGGCGATCTCGACCGGTGCTTCGGTGACGGCGCGCTGGGCGTCCACCGCGGGTGTAAAGGTGGCCTCCACCCACAGGAAGGCGCCGACCACCACGGCCAGCGTGGCCGTGAGGGATGCGCCGATCAGCACCTGCTGCCGCCGCCGTTTGCGGCCCGCCAGGGCCAGGGCGTCGAGGTCCTGGTTATCGCTGCTGTTGTCGTTCGGGGGGTCTTCGCTCACGGGCTTGCTTCACGTTCCCAAGGGGTGACTGAGGCGAGGGGCGCCGCGCGCCGGCCCCGTTCGAGGCTGGCGCTTATCGGCATCGCTAGGGGATCTGCAGAGGTCTCGTCAGAGATCCTCTTCGATCACCAGCGGTCGATCGGGCGTGGCCTCTTCCGCGTACACATCGCGCAGGAAGTTGCGCATGTCCTGGTACTGCTTGGCCGCGTTGCCCTCGAGGGTCTGCGTGCGACCTTCGAACTCCACGTTGGTGGGCGCGAGCTGGATGTCCACGGACTCGCCGAGCTCCGAGAGCGACTCGCGCAGGGCGTTGTACTGGCGCGAGGAGCGGTAGGCGGTGTAAGCCAACGCGGCGCTACCGGCGAGGGCAATGGTCCTCGCGTCGGTGGACTCCGAGCCCGCGGCGACGCCCGCGGCAGCCAGCAGGCCGGCGAACACCTTGCGGCGGGTCGTCTTGGCGCGCTCCTGGCGCGCGTCGACGGCTAAGGGGTAGGCGTCCGTTTGCCACTCCCCGTACACCGGGGCCACGCGGCCGCTGAACTCGTCGTAGTTGCGTTGCAGGTCGTCGAGGAACAGCTCCTCCTTGGTGCGGATGGCGGCGATACGCGCGTACTGCTCATCGCCCGCCGCCGGCAGGCCTTCGAGGGTGGTCACGCTGATGCGGGTGGTGCGCTCGCCCGTGCGCACGCGCACGCGATCCTCGCCGAGGTAACGGCCGAAGGTGTCCTCGGAGTAGCTGCTGGCGAACACCATGTCGGCGATACCTTGCAGTTCTCGTAGGTCGCGATCATCGCGTTTGGCGAGGGCGGCGAGCAGGTCGTCGACGATCTCCGCGTAGAGCGCCTCGTAGGGGTCGACATTGCGCAGGCGCGCGGTCTCCGAGACGTCCGACTCGTCCACGCGGATCTTATAGATGTCGTTCAGCCACTCGCGCTGGGAGATGTCCATCACCTGCACCTGCAGGTGAAAGTCCTCGCTGTTCGAACGCATGATGCGGCCGACCAGGTAGAGCTCGCCGATCGCCTGCGCGGAGGGCGTCACGCGCACCTTCTCGAACAGGCCCGTATCGCGCAGGGCGTCGCGCAGGTTGACGGCGATGAGGTTCGCCTCCGTGCGGCGAATCTCGTCGAACACCTGATCCCACTTCTCATCCTTGTGGTACGGCTTGGGCGGATCGCCGTCGAGGCCGGGGTCGAACACTGGGATGACCACGCTCAGGGGCGTGTTGGTGGCGATGGTGGTGCGTTCCGCGCGCGCCTGGCCGGTCTGCGGATCGTAGGTGGAGGACCGGGCGGGCCCAACAACATCTGCAATCGCCACGCCGGCGCCGATGGTGAGGAGCAGGCCTAGGATCCAGTGTTGGGGGGCAGTGGACTTCACGCTTACCTCCTCTCGTGTCGAGAGTAATAAAGTTGATAGGTGACTTCAGCGCCCTACGGGGTGGTCGCCTGGTCGAGGGTTTCCGCGCGCACGAGCGGGTCGGGGTGGGTGGAGAACCAGCTGGCCACACGCCCTGCGCTGCCGTTGGCCTGCGCCAGCTTGGTGAGTGCACTAACGCCGGCCTTTGGGTTCAAGTCGAGCATTTCCAGCAACTTCTGACCGAAGCGGTCGGCTTCGAGTTCCGCACTGCGGCCAAAGTGAAGTTCGAGGGCGCCGAGGCCCGTGTTGAGGCCGGGGCCGGCCGTGGGCAGGCCCAGCAAGCTGGCGGCGACGCCGGCGAGATTGCGCGTCTGTTGCCGACGCATCGATGCCATGCCGTGCTCCTTCACCACGTGGGCGATCTCGTGGCCGATGACGAAGGTCAATTCGTCGTCGTCCAGCAGTTGCATCAGGCCCGCGAAGACGCGCACTTCGCCATTCGGGAAAGCGACGGCGTTGACCTGGGGCGCGAGGTAGACCCGGTAGTTCAACGTGTAGCCGTTGACCTCGCCCAGGTAGGTCACGATCTGGGCCAAGCGCCGGTCCAGCTCGCTGCCTACGGGCGCCACGCCGAGCTGGGCGTCGAGGGCTGCGACCTGGCGCTCGATCGCCTGGTCGCTGCTCGCCTGCAGGAGCAGGGCGGCGCGCAGGGCATCGCCGACGGCGGCCGAGGCCGTCGTCGTGGCGCCGAGCAAGCCGAGCGTCAGCAGCGCGCAGGCGACGCAGCGGGCCGCGCGAGCGGCGACGGGTTGATGACTGGGTAATCGCATTAGCTCTCTCGGAGAAGTTTCCGGGCGGGCACTTTGGTTTCAACGGCTGAGGGCGCGCTTGGTGTACCGCTCGTCGCCAGGAATCTGCCGCCTCTCGAAGGGTGGCCGAGGGTTGAATAATTTAGGCGTTAAATCGATTGCAAAGCGACACTTGCGCCCCGCGCGGCTTTTCCGCAATGTGTTCAAAAAATAACCACGACCCAT
This genomic interval carries:
- a CDS encoding MotA/TolQ/ExbB proton channel family protein, which encodes MGDRQARGTDWRRLAIYFGLLVGIGLLVHLLYIGHIRPTADALIDAARAAGTSAPRSPYVVLRDGEQEICIILFLWSFVLTIWRLMELSAQWDYFDALATTPSETLAQSAAAANHPLIKAVTDSMTLGKGGDIHKAREAAHMHLETFGRTLEASNSLFRYVIWAVPSIGFVGTVRGIGSALGEADKALAGDIASMTANLGVAFNSTLVALVLSLALMLFMHVLEGTQDKLIIDIEAECEERIRAAARKADPATGEVAAA
- a CDS encoding M48 family metalloprotease produces the protein MRLPSHQPVAARAARCVACALLTLGLLGATTTASAAVGDALRAALLLQASSDQAIERQVAALDAQLGVAPVGSELDRRLAQIVTYLGEVNGYTLNYRVYLAPQVNAVAFPNGEVRVFAGLMQLLDDDELTFVIGHEIAHVVKEHGMASMRRQQTRNLAGVAASLLGLPTAGPGLNTGLGALELHFGRSAELEADRFGQKLLEMLDLNPKAGVSALTKLAQANGSAGRVASWFSTHPDPLVRAETLDQATTP
- a CDS encoding VWA domain-containing protein; translation: MNAVDRMRNRRRGAGSSLSFLDVMSCGLGAAILIFLLIKHNTDAGSVETDRLLEQLETMERQTEQFRQEIADIARLNAEEEKLGSKLLTQRERSLAALAALDVRMSAQREVNQQLQRTVQEREEQLAETDVIEILGSGQEDYVTGLQVKGRRIAIMLDHSASMTDEMLTDIFRYKVAPAQERQTAPKWLRAVKASKWLLARAPQSSMVSVVGFAESAEVLGPGNWFATSNEEQLASLQRDLEALVPTGATNLEEGLAALAELKPAPTDVYLITDGLPTRATTGGRCARGPRVTADCRDALFRNATRAARDKLGSFTMNVVLLPLEGDWNAGPAYMAWSVGNGGTLISPPASWP
- a CDS encoding SUMF1/EgtB/PvdO family nonheme iron enzyme, with the translated sequence MNPPLDAAPTGDNPLDLALRKARRQRAQRLALGLGAIFLALAAVAVFALLSRGVRLLITPPDAAATPTVTLRDGWGLTVGERVYTFSSRLHAIVEAPGFFPQEVALTPAPGSNYVEVALRERPAQLTLSSAPAGAEVRWRLNGEILGDGETLELSVEPGTHTVQVDSPFHALAEQTLSLSRAEERAVSLDLVPVQGKLLINSEPSGAQVIVDDELLGETPLMAPVPGGEYVVAVRRDGFADVVERARVTRERPSLTRNYRLLPNPGTVAVAVSPPGGTLLIDGVRRAVGASPFQVASGVAHTVVYSLPGHGTEAQTLTLAPDESRRLDLRLSPLFGEVEIVADPPAEVFVDGRAEGGTPLVLDLPAMAHRIELRRTGYATITRTVEPTPTAPQRIDVTLLTQSQALSAAATPRYRSLGGLEMRRFDPAGTFTMGAPATERGQRANEYLREVRLTRPFYVSRTEISNAQFAQFRGGGTRDNRPVTNVTWSEAARFCNWLSEREGLLPVYRFAGARYLGANLAADGYRLPTEAEWEWLARSAGRRQAARFTWGSEYEVPAQAGNFADETAAADSTVRGELKFYLPQYTDSFARLAPVASFPPHRSGLHDLSGNVREWVHDFDDLNPPRDGVALDPTGPARAGGEGHVIKGSGWRDGRVETLRAAHRSAGGEAADDLGFRIARYIY